Proteins encoded in a region of the Stieleria neptunia genome:
- a CDS encoding aldose 1-epimerase family protein, producing MPSCRRFLILFALLFALPTLSVHADQRYVLTSAEQNVQRDSWKLSGGGWSVEKKTLHGGKQEGVDLITIDNGVLQIDVIPTRGMSIYEIRSGDMRLGWDSPVQEIVHPALVDLESRGGLGWLEGFNEWMVRCGLEFAGHPGTDEFEDGAGGTTTRDLTLHGKIGNIPASEVEVVIDSAAPHRIRVRGIVYEKFFYGPKLKLVTEVSVVPGQETFRIDDTVENLGAVEQEFQIIYHANFGAPLLESGAKVHAAVKSLAPMDDHAAESIDGYATYLPPTAGFVEQVYLVEPLADENNRTGAVLHNAAGDRAASMHWSTEQLPYLTIWKNTAAREDGYVTGIEPATGYPYNRKVERAAGRVPKLSPGQRRQFTLDIGLHRGEESVKTVVDQIKSLQGDDQPKVSREPPQS from the coding sequence ATGCCAAGTTGCCGTCGTTTTCTCATCCTGTTTGCTTTGTTGTTTGCGCTGCCGACGTTGTCGGTTCATGCCGATCAGCGTTACGTGTTGACGAGTGCCGAGCAGAACGTCCAGCGGGACAGCTGGAAACTTAGCGGAGGGGGCTGGTCGGTCGAAAAGAAGACGCTGCACGGCGGCAAGCAAGAAGGCGTGGACCTGATCACGATCGACAACGGCGTGCTGCAGATCGACGTGATTCCCACGCGTGGGATGAGTATCTATGAAATCCGTTCGGGCGACATGCGGTTGGGCTGGGACTCGCCGGTGCAAGAGATCGTGCATCCGGCGCTCGTCGATTTGGAAAGCCGCGGCGGGCTCGGCTGGCTGGAAGGGTTCAACGAGTGGATGGTTCGCTGCGGTCTCGAGTTTGCCGGCCATCCGGGAACGGACGAATTCGAGGACGGCGCCGGCGGTACCACAACAAGGGACCTGACACTGCACGGGAAAATCGGAAACATCCCGGCCAGCGAGGTTGAAGTCGTCATTGATTCGGCGGCGCCGCATCGCATCCGCGTCCGTGGCATCGTGTACGAAAAGTTCTTCTATGGACCGAAATTAAAACTGGTCACCGAGGTTTCCGTCGTGCCCGGTCAAGAGACGTTTCGCATCGATGACACCGTCGAGAATTTGGGAGCCGTCGAACAGGAATTTCAAATCATCTATCACGCCAACTTTGGTGCCCCATTGCTCGAATCGGGCGCGAAGGTGCATGCCGCGGTCAAGTCGTTGGCGCCGATGGACGACCACGCGGCCGAAAGCATCGACGGCTATGCGACGTACCTGCCACCGACCGCCGGCTTTGTCGAACAAGTTTATTTGGTCGAGCCGCTGGCCGACGAGAACAACCGAACCGGTGCGGTGCTGCACAACGCAGCCGGGGACCGTGCGGCATCGATGCATTGGTCAACCGAACAATTGCCCTACTTGACGATCTGGAAGAACACCGCGGCCCGCGAAGACGGCTACGTGACAGGCATCGAACCGGCGACGGGCTATCCCTACAATCGCAAGGTCGAGCGCGCCGCCGGACGCGTCCCCAAACTATCGCCGGGACAGAGACGACAATTCACGCTGGACATCGGATTGCACCGCGGCGAAGAAAGCGTCAAGACGGTTGTGGACCAAATCAAATCGCTTCAAGGTGATGATCAACCCAAAGTCAGTCGTGAACCGCCACAATCCTGA
- a CDS encoding dihydrodipicolinate synthase family protein, translating into MGSAVTNEASGQRVPPSSPISLQGIVPPLVTPLADRDELDHAGLQRLLDHVIEGGVAAVFILGTTGEAPSLSYRLRREMIAESVRIVGGRVPVLVGVTDTAYVETVNLAEYAAECGADAAVLTTPYYFPAGQTELTRYVQSITPKIPLPLMLYNMPGLTKVWFEIETLKQLSEIPSIIGVKDSSGDLEYFERLCQLKSIRTDWQVLIGPEALLPQAMALGGDGGVNGGANVMPSVFVDCYKALVAGDTEAVDAVLATILKFQEIYEIGKYASRHIKATKSALSLIGICEDLPADPFNRFLAPQREQVAEVLREIGVLGKGK; encoded by the coding sequence ATGGGAAGTGCCGTGACCAATGAAGCGAGTGGACAACGCGTTCCACCCTCCAGCCCTATTTCGCTCCAGGGGATCGTACCACCGTTGGTCACGCCGTTGGCGGACCGCGATGAGTTGGACCATGCCGGGTTGCAGCGACTGCTGGATCACGTGATCGAGGGTGGCGTCGCTGCGGTGTTTATCCTGGGGACCACCGGCGAGGCCCCGAGTTTGAGTTACCGATTGCGACGCGAGATGATCGCCGAATCGGTGCGCATCGTCGGCGGCCGTGTGCCGGTGCTGGTCGGGGTGACCGATACCGCTTACGTCGAAACCGTGAACCTGGCCGAGTATGCCGCCGAGTGCGGAGCGGACGCTGCCGTGCTGACAACGCCCTACTATTTCCCGGCCGGACAGACCGAACTGACGCGCTACGTGCAGAGCATCACGCCGAAAATCCCCTTGCCGTTGATGCTCTACAACATGCCGGGTTTGACGAAGGTCTGGTTCGAGATCGAGACGCTGAAGCAATTGTCCGAAATCCCATCGATCATCGGTGTCAAAGACAGCAGCGGTGACCTGGAGTATTTCGAACGACTGTGCCAGTTGAAATCAATTCGCACCGATTGGCAGGTCTTGATCGGTCCGGAAGCCCTGCTGCCCCAGGCGATGGCGTTGGGAGGCGATGGCGGCGTCAATGGAGGCGCCAACGTCATGCCCAGCGTCTTTGTCGATTGCTACAAGGCACTCGTCGCCGGTGACACCGAAGCAGTCGATGCGGTGTTGGCAACGATTTTGAAGTTCCAAGAGATCTACGAGATCGGCAAGTATGCCTCGCGACACATCAAGGCGACCAAATCCGCACTCTCGCTGATCGGCATCTGCGAAGACCTGCCCGCCGATCCCTTCAACCGGTTCCTCGCCCCGCAACGCGAGCAAGTCGCGGAAGTGCTGAGAGAGATCGGGGTCTTGGGAAAGGGGAAGTGA
- a CDS encoding GntR family transcriptional regulator, with protein MTSTHAQLAYQNLRSRLIAGEFAPGSRIRYGPIGRELGISATPVREAMGLLANEGFVELVPQLGAVVRTISSDELVELYEMREAIEPYAAAKAAERASQAQIAAIERALGRMRTIAGKVAKIKNRQAGKRDTADFERADLGFHMLIIDATGNQTMVRSSESSNALVRVFAADRHAYDAAIMEATCDDHASILDGIRSKDPERARDAMQRHIASGLQLTLQEIESRETNRWEVP; from the coding sequence GTGACTTCCACCCACGCCCAGCTGGCCTACCAGAACCTCCGCTCGCGGTTGATCGCCGGTGAGTTCGCGCCGGGCAGCCGGATTCGCTACGGGCCGATCGGACGGGAACTGGGGATCAGTGCCACTCCGGTCCGCGAGGCGATGGGGCTGTTGGCCAACGAAGGGTTCGTCGAGCTGGTTCCGCAACTCGGGGCCGTCGTTCGCACGATCAGTTCGGACGAGTTGGTGGAGCTGTACGAGATGCGTGAAGCCATCGAGCCCTATGCGGCGGCCAAGGCGGCCGAGCGTGCCAGTCAGGCACAGATCGCCGCCATCGAGCGGGCGCTGGGGCGAATGCGGACGATCGCCGGCAAGGTCGCGAAGATAAAAAACAGGCAAGCCGGTAAACGTGACACGGCCGATTTTGAACGAGCCGACCTCGGGTTCCATATGTTGATCATCGACGCGACCGGCAACCAAACGATGGTCCGGTCCAGCGAAAGTTCCAACGCCTTGGTCCGCGTCTTCGCCGCCGATCGGCACGCGTATGATGCCGCGATCATGGAGGCGACGTGCGACGATCATGCGTCAATCCTTGATGGGATCCGATCCAAGGATCCCGAGCGCGCCCGCGATGCGATGCAGCGTCACATCGCATCGGGACTTCAGTTGACGCTGCAAGAAATTGAATCCAGAGAAACCAATCGATGGGAAGTGCCGTGA
- the tnpC gene encoding IS66 family transposase yields the protein MAIEDCREMSIPIYPNHEHACPNVGNCPHLGGASVISVAMVANQSEDTRESSLRQIRLLEKRNSELLSDVVSLQEQLERVKLELKIERQNKFATNEQSDDDAKPELQEANQDDSGRKAKRGAPVGHPGWFRKTPQEYDWDIDVKAPRVCPCCASRQVILLDADPLEHLQEDIVDGQFRVVLYRHVVAKCIACDTLVQKAGPGEVLGSRIGPGLRSKAIYLRNVIGITYRKVPRAIEELFGITFTAAALIGFEKALAKLAEPVVDDIAKKLASTDGPVYADETYWTLDGDRAYFWVHGNEQFIHFTFETTRAGFVSRDVLGPDFCGTLVTDCYGGYNAQVAGAKQKCLAHLARTSRDWQKLVAPVSADYQFFEDVKQFVQRGTRLHRRRKAGKLKGAALESEILWLRNELERLSLTDVEDEKAIQLQGRILRHLSEWLVFIDDPRVSPTNNLAERAIRPLVVLRKICFGSRSREGGERMADLMSVAETARRHGHRASDIYYGLFTRPPDEVLRSLYAPA from the coding sequence GTGGCAATCGAGGATTGCCGCGAAATGTCTATTCCAATCTATCCCAACCACGAGCACGCTTGCCCCAATGTAGGGAATTGCCCGCATCTTGGTGGCGCCTCGGTGATTTCTGTTGCGATGGTAGCTAATCAAAGCGAGGACACCCGAGAATCATCGCTTCGCCAGATTCGATTGCTCGAAAAGCGTAACAGCGAATTGCTCAGCGACGTCGTCAGCCTCCAAGAGCAACTGGAACGCGTCAAACTTGAATTGAAGATTGAGCGGCAGAACAAGTTTGCAACCAATGAGCAGTCTGACGACGATGCGAAACCGGAATTGCAAGAGGCCAACCAAGATGATTCGGGTCGCAAAGCTAAACGCGGCGCCCCGGTAGGTCATCCAGGATGGTTTCGAAAGACTCCCCAAGAGTACGATTGGGACATTGATGTCAAGGCTCCTCGAGTCTGCCCCTGCTGCGCGAGTCGCCAAGTCATTTTGTTGGATGCCGATCCATTGGAGCACCTGCAGGAAGATATTGTTGATGGACAGTTCCGCGTCGTGCTCTATCGTCATGTGGTCGCCAAATGCATCGCCTGTGATACGCTTGTGCAAAAAGCTGGTCCGGGAGAGGTTCTGGGAAGTCGCATAGGACCAGGGTTGCGCAGCAAGGCGATCTATCTCCGCAATGTCATTGGCATTACCTACCGCAAGGTCCCACGAGCGATTGAAGAGTTATTTGGAATCACGTTCACAGCGGCAGCACTGATCGGTTTCGAAAAGGCTCTTGCGAAGCTTGCCGAACCGGTTGTCGACGATATCGCCAAGAAGCTTGCCAGCACTGACGGGCCAGTCTATGCGGATGAAACCTACTGGACCTTAGACGGCGATCGCGCCTACTTTTGGGTACACGGCAACGAACAGTTCATCCATTTCACTTTTGAAACGACGCGTGCGGGGTTCGTTTCACGCGACGTTCTTGGCCCTGACTTTTGCGGCACTTTGGTAACGGACTGCTACGGTGGCTACAATGCTCAGGTCGCTGGCGCGAAGCAAAAATGTTTGGCACATCTTGCTCGAACCTCGCGTGATTGGCAAAAGCTCGTTGCTCCGGTATCAGCCGACTATCAGTTCTTCGAAGATGTCAAGCAATTCGTCCAACGCGGTACTCGCCTCCACCGCCGACGAAAAGCCGGTAAGCTAAAAGGAGCTGCACTTGAGTCTGAGATCTTGTGGCTGCGAAACGAATTGGAACGCCTTTCGTTGACTGATGTCGAAGACGAAAAAGCGATCCAACTTCAAGGGCGAATTCTTCGTCACCTCTCAGAGTGGTTGGTGTTCATCGACGATCCACGAGTTTCGCCGACGAACAACCTTGCAGAACGTGCTATTCGCCCACTAGTCGTGTTGCGCAAGATCTGCTTCGGCAGCCGAAGTCGGGAAGGTGGTGAGCGGATGGCAGATCTGATGAGCGTTGCAGAGACAGCGCGGCGTCATGGGCACCGTGCCAGCGACATCTACTACGGTCTTTTCACGCGACCTCCGGACGAAGTACTGCGTTCGCTTTATGCACCGGCGTAG
- a CDS encoding DUF1553 domain-containing protein: MKNPFSIVPVLLLVGIGNASAAEIDFNRDIRPILSDNCFLCHGPSESTREADLRLDDRQSAIDSGMLVAGQPDESEVIARVFAEDADLLMPPPDSNKRLTDAQRTLLKQWVAQGATYQEHWAFVPPQKAPGVDTANPVDHFIGKRLREHGLTFSPPADLRTLIRRVSLDLTGMAPTPEQVEQFLASADSLGVDLAYEALVDRLLASADYGERMTLAWLDAARYGDTSVMHADGPRDMWPWRDWVIDAYNANMPFDQFTIEQIAGDLIPDATVDQKVASGFNRNHATSDEGGAFAEELRVEYVVDRVQTTSTVWLALTMECAQCHDHKYDPISQTEYYQFYAYFNNTADPGMQTRKGNQSPVVDVYDQRHQARMAELQAEIDSKKKQLESHQRHADPQFVAWAEQETAKYASDAQPTEQLSGIAHWFPLDESDGSQLKNETTGAVAVLEKGKFQTSDREGNKALKLNGQTQFACSENPPQLESDQPFTMAAWIKFDGKSGGAVFSRMNVADNYRGYDMWIQGKNIGTHIIHSWSDNAVKVVSKDSLKTDTWQHVVITYDGTQKAAGVKIYIDGKLSANQVEADTLGGTLQTDVPFKIGSRSNGANWKGEVDDIRIYPFALSESEVPLAKGDVIGGILATAADDRSEAQWAALRNVYFSQDADFQSLRKSLAATTKQHADLAAKKTTSMIMADNPDDKMRMTFVLDRGQYDSPKKDAPVSPGVPAALPPLAEDAPPNRLGLARWLTAPDHPLTARVAVNRYWTMLFGNGLVRTISDFGAQGMPPTHPQLLDWLAVDFVQSGWDVKRMLRQLVLSRTYRQSSRREPVHAEQDPENLLLAHSPRFRLQGELIRDQALAVSGLLTRQVGGPGVKPYQPVNIWNEVSLNGGLRYTQDKGEKLYRKSMYTYWKRSAPMPNMMIFDAPSREKCVVARARTNTPLQALVTLNDPQFVEAARALAQRLIESESDDRKRIDLAYRLTTARPASERETSVLLSILADQRERFAAAPESANQFLSVGELPRDESIDAIQHAAWTVIAQMILNLDETLTRG; this comes from the coding sequence ATGAAGAATCCGTTCTCAATCGTCCCGGTCTTGCTGCTCGTCGGCATCGGCAATGCGTCTGCCGCCGAGATCGATTTCAATCGCGACATCCGGCCGATCCTTTCGGACAACTGTTTCCTGTGTCACGGCCCCTCCGAATCGACCCGCGAAGCCGATCTGCGATTGGACGACCGTCAGTCCGCGATCGATTCGGGGATGCTGGTTGCCGGCCAACCGGACGAAAGCGAAGTGATCGCGCGGGTGTTCGCCGAAGACGCCGACTTGCTGATGCCGCCGCCGGATTCGAACAAGCGGCTGACCGACGCGCAGCGCACACTGCTCAAACAATGGGTCGCCCAGGGAGCGACGTATCAAGAACACTGGGCCTTCGTTCCGCCGCAAAAAGCCCCGGGTGTCGACACGGCCAATCCGGTCGACCATTTCATCGGCAAACGGCTGCGTGAGCACGGGCTGACGTTCTCTCCGCCAGCCGACTTGCGAACGTTGATCCGCCGCGTGTCGCTGGATTTGACCGGAATGGCCCCGACGCCCGAGCAAGTCGAACAATTCCTGGCGAGCGCGGATTCGCTGGGAGTCGATTTGGCCTACGAAGCACTCGTGGATCGATTGTTGGCCTCGGCGGACTACGGCGAACGCATGACGCTGGCTTGGCTGGATGCGGCACGCTACGGCGACACCAGCGTGATGCACGCCGACGGTCCGCGCGACATGTGGCCGTGGCGTGATTGGGTGATCGACGCGTACAACGCCAACATGCCGTTCGACCAATTCACGATCGAGCAGATCGCCGGCGACCTGATTCCCGACGCAACGGTCGATCAAAAAGTCGCATCGGGTTTCAATCGGAATCATGCGACCAGTGACGAAGGCGGGGCGTTTGCCGAGGAGTTGCGCGTCGAGTACGTCGTCGATCGCGTCCAAACCACCTCCACCGTCTGGCTGGCTCTGACGATGGAGTGCGCACAGTGCCACGATCACAAATACGACCCGATCTCCCAAACCGAGTACTACCAGTTCTACGCGTACTTCAACAACACGGCCGACCCCGGCATGCAAACCCGCAAAGGGAATCAGTCGCCCGTCGTCGACGTCTATGACCAACGGCATCAAGCCCGGATGGCGGAATTGCAGGCGGAGATCGATTCGAAAAAGAAACAGCTGGAATCGCACCAGCGCCACGCCGATCCGCAATTCGTCGCTTGGGCAGAACAGGAAACCGCCAAGTACGCCAGCGACGCCCAGCCGACCGAGCAACTCTCCGGCATCGCCCATTGGTTTCCGCTCGATGAATCCGACGGTTCGCAGTTGAAGAACGAAACCACCGGCGCGGTCGCGGTGTTGGAGAAAGGAAAGTTTCAGACGAGCGATCGAGAGGGCAACAAGGCATTGAAGCTGAATGGGCAAACCCAGTTCGCCTGTTCGGAGAACCCGCCGCAGCTGGAATCGGATCAGCCGTTTACGATGGCCGCCTGGATCAAATTCGATGGCAAATCCGGAGGCGCCGTGTTCTCGCGGATGAATGTCGCGGACAACTATCGCGGCTATGACATGTGGATCCAAGGCAAAAACATCGGAACGCACATCATCCATTCCTGGAGTGACAATGCGGTCAAAGTCGTCTCCAAAGACTCACTGAAAACCGACACTTGGCAACACGTCGTGATCACCTATGACGGCACCCAGAAAGCCGCCGGGGTGAAGATCTACATCGACGGAAAACTGTCGGCCAATCAAGTCGAAGCCGACACGCTCGGCGGCACACTGCAAACCGATGTGCCCTTCAAAATCGGCAGTCGCAGCAACGGCGCCAATTGGAAGGGTGAAGTCGACGACATTCGGATCTATCCCTTTGCCTTGAGCGAATCCGAGGTGCCGCTGGCCAAGGGTGACGTGATCGGAGGCATTTTGGCGACGGCTGCCGACGATCGCAGCGAAGCCCAGTGGGCAGCCCTGCGAAACGTCTACTTCAGCCAAGACGCGGACTTCCAATCGCTCCGCAAGTCGCTCGCCGCGACGACCAAACAACACGCCGATCTGGCGGCGAAAAAGACGACGTCGATGATCATGGCGGACAACCCCGACGACAAAATGCGGATGACGTTCGTCCTCGATCGCGGGCAATACGATTCGCCCAAGAAGGATGCCCCGGTTTCGCCCGGCGTCCCGGCGGCCCTGCCACCGTTGGCCGAGGACGCTCCGCCGAATCGATTGGGGTTGGCCCGATGGCTGACCGCGCCCGATCATCCGCTGACCGCACGCGTGGCCGTCAACCGTTATTGGACGATGCTCTTTGGCAACGGACTGGTCCGCACGATCAGCGATTTTGGTGCCCAAGGCATGCCGCCGACCCATCCGCAACTGCTCGATTGGCTGGCCGTCGATTTCGTCCAATCGGGCTGGGACGTCAAACGGATGCTGCGACAACTGGTGCTTTCACGAACGTACCGCCAGAGTTCGCGTCGAGAGCCCGTGCATGCGGAACAGGACCCCGAAAACCTGTTGTTAGCCCACAGCCCGCGATTTCGATTGCAAGGCGAATTGATTCGTGACCAGGCGTTGGCGGTCAGCGGATTGCTGACCCGTCAGGTCGGTGGCCCCGGCGTGAAACCGTATCAACCGGTGAATATCTGGAACGAGGTCAGTCTGAACGGCGGTCTGCGTTACACCCAGGACAAGGGCGAGAAACTGTATCGCAAGTCGATGTACACGTATTGGAAACGTAGCGCGCCGATGCCCAACATGATGATCTTTGACGCGCCGTCGCGTGAGAAGTGTGTCGTCGCCCGGGCCCGGACCAACACACCGCTGCAAGCCCTGGTGACGCTCAACGATCCGCAATTCGTCGAAGCGGCCCGGGCGCTCGCCCAGCGTCTGATCGAGTCGGAATCCGATGATCGCAAGCGAATCGATTTGGCCTACCGCCTGACGACCGCACGACCGGCAAGCGAGCGTGAGACGTCCGTGTTGCTGAGCATCCTTGCCGACCAGCGCGAACGCTTTGCCGCGGCCCCTGAATCCGCCAACCAATTCTTGTCGGTCGGCGAGTTGCCGCGCGACGAATCGATCGATGCAATCCAACACGCCGCTTGGACCGTGATCGCACAAATGATCTTGAACCTAGACGAAACGTTGACCCGAGGCTAA
- a CDS encoding DUF1501 domain-containing protein — protein sequence MDSLTTQRRKFLLGTGYGLGATALSTLLNPELVGTANAAAGASNPGLPQFPNFAPKAKRIIYLFMAGGPSHIDTFDYKPEMRKFHGQELPESVRQGQRLTGMTSGQSTFPCVAPMFNFERFGQHGTWVNKDILPYTSGIVDDITIIKSMHTEAVNHDPAITYINTGVQQQGKPALGSWLSYGLGSENDNMPAYIVMISRGRGQLQALYDRLWGSGFLPARHQGVKLRSSGEPVLYLNNPPGIDRQSRRSMLDGLNELNQVAYDKFADPETQARISQYEMAFRMQSEVPDLMAIEQEPQHVLDLYGDDVQKPGSFARNCLLARRMVQQGVRYVQLFHRGWDQHGSLPSKLRQQCKDIDQPAAALIKDLKQRGMLDDTLVVWGGEFGRTIYSQGKLTADNHGRDHHGRCFTIWMAGAGIKRGFEYGMTDDHSYNILNNTGVHIRDMNATILHQLGIDHEKLTFKFQGLDQRLTGVEEPAHVVHPILS from the coding sequence ATGGACTCCCTGACCACACAACGCCGCAAGTTTTTGCTCGGGACCGGTTACGGGCTGGGGGCAACGGCGCTGAGCACCCTGTTGAATCCTGAATTGGTCGGCACCGCCAACGCCGCCGCAGGCGCTTCGAATCCGGGATTGCCGCAATTCCCCAATTTTGCCCCCAAGGCCAAACGGATCATCTATCTGTTCATGGCCGGCGGCCCCAGTCATATCGACACCTTCGACTACAAACCGGAGATGCGTAAGTTTCACGGCCAAGAACTTCCCGAGTCGGTTCGTCAGGGACAACGGTTGACCGGGATGACCAGCGGCCAATCAACGTTCCCCTGCGTCGCGCCGATGTTCAATTTCGAACGCTTCGGCCAGCACGGGACCTGGGTCAACAAAGACATCTTGCCGTACACGTCTGGGATCGTCGACGACATCACGATCATCAAATCGATGCACACCGAAGCGGTCAATCATGACCCGGCGATCACGTACATCAACACGGGCGTCCAACAGCAAGGCAAACCCGCGCTCGGTTCCTGGCTCAGCTATGGACTGGGCAGCGAAAACGACAACATGCCCGCCTACATCGTGATGATTTCTCGGGGCCGCGGCCAATTGCAGGCACTCTACGATCGCCTGTGGGGCTCCGGGTTTCTGCCGGCACGTCACCAAGGCGTCAAGCTGCGCAGCAGTGGTGAACCGGTCTTGTACTTGAACAACCCGCCGGGCATCGATCGCCAATCGCGACGCAGCATGCTGGACGGATTGAACGAACTCAATCAGGTGGCCTATGACAAGTTTGCGGACCCGGAAACGCAGGCCAGAATCTCGCAGTACGAAATGGCGTTTCGCATGCAGAGCGAAGTGCCGGATCTGATGGCGATTGAACAAGAACCCCAGCACGTGTTGGATTTGTACGGCGACGACGTTCAAAAACCCGGCAGCTTTGCCAGGAATTGTCTGCTCGCCCGTCGCATGGTGCAGCAGGGTGTCCGCTACGTGCAGTTGTTCCATCGCGGCTGGGATCAACACGGCTCGCTGCCCTCGAAGCTACGTCAGCAGTGCAAGGACATCGATCAACCGGCCGCAGCGCTGATCAAGGACCTGAAACAACGCGGCATGCTGGACGACACGCTGGTCGTGTGGGGCGGCGAGTTCGGCCGCACGATTTACTCGCAAGGCAAATTGACGGCCGACAATCACGGCCGCGACCACCACGGCCGCTGTTTTACGATCTGGATGGCCGGCGCCGGCATCAAGCGTGGATTCGAATACGGCATGACCGATGACCACAGCTACAACATCCTGAACAACACCGGCGTGCACATCCGTGACATGAACGCCACGATTCTGCATCAACTGGGCATCGATCACGAAAAGTTGACCTTCAAGTTCCAAGGGCTGGATCAACGGCTGACCGGAGTCGAAGAACCGGCGCACGTCGTCCATCCCATTTTGAGTTAA
- a CDS encoding DUF1559 domain-containing protein, translating to MIIHHATRAHASRPRRAFTLVELLVVIAIIGILVGLLLPAVQAAREAARRMSCSNNLKQLGIALHNYHGAYKRLPTYKGGTWVNGLDGTTDSDNRMDLSIWVGLTPYMEQQALWGQISNPNTGIENSNGRRTPPWPAMGPRTSQASYPPWQVEIPTLRCPSDPGTGLPAMGRTNYAACVGDSVVLMDQGPWYQVNHVVTSPPIAVAVEANASCRGAFVARKSMRFRDVLDGLSNTIFAGEITTDLGDRDKRTIAAIRGEDEEIRDEPDHCEHEGYISPDRPRFWSDGSDGGTAPTLAASNQGRGFRWAAGGTVYTAMNTILPPNKDLCLGGESTGDENSMGIAPPSSRHQGGVHVLMGDGAVIFLTDSIEAGNVHHTNVWSGGTGESVPGAKSPYGLWGALGTRASRETVQEQLNQ from the coding sequence ATGATCATCCATCACGCAACTCGGGCACATGCATCGCGCCCGCGACGGGCCTTTACGCTTGTCGAATTACTGGTCGTCATCGCCATCATTGGCATTCTGGTCGGACTGTTGTTGCCGGCCGTTCAAGCGGCGCGGGAAGCGGCCCGTCGCATGAGCTGCAGCAATAACTTGAAGCAGCTGGGCATTGCGCTGCACAATTATCACGGCGCCTACAAGCGACTACCGACCTACAAGGGTGGAACTTGGGTCAACGGTTTGGACGGAACAACGGACAGCGACAACCGGATGGACCTTTCGATTTGGGTTGGACTGACGCCCTACATGGAGCAGCAAGCGCTGTGGGGGCAGATTTCGAATCCGAACACCGGCATCGAGAATTCGAACGGCCGACGCACGCCGCCTTGGCCGGCGATGGGGCCGCGGACGTCGCAAGCCAGTTATCCGCCCTGGCAGGTTGAGATCCCGACGTTGCGTTGCCCCAGCGATCCGGGGACGGGGCTGCCGGCGATGGGGCGAACCAACTACGCCGCTTGCGTGGGTGATTCCGTGGTGCTGATGGACCAAGGGCCCTGGTACCAAGTCAACCATGTGGTCACCTCGCCGCCGATCGCCGTCGCCGTTGAAGCCAACGCGTCGTGCCGTGGAGCCTTTGTTGCGCGCAAAAGCATGCGATTCCGAGACGTCTTGGACGGATTGTCCAACACGATCTTTGCCGGTGAAATCACAACCGACCTGGGTGACCGCGACAAGCGAACGATCGCCGCAATCCGGGGGGAAGACGAAGAGATTCGCGACGAGCCGGATCACTGCGAGCACGAGGGATACATCAGCCCCGATCGACCGCGATTCTGGTCCGACGGAAGCGACGGAGGCACGGCGCCGACGTTGGCGGCCAGCAACCAGGGGCGCGGGTTTCGATGGGCCGCCGGAGGAACGGTTTACACGGCGATGAACACCATCCTGCCACCCAACAAAGATCTCTGTCTGGGTGGCGAGAGCACCGGCGACGAAAACTCGATGGGGATCGCCCCGCCGAGCAGCCGCCACCAGGGCGGCGTCCACGTGTTGATGGGAGACGGCGCCGTGATCTTCTTGACCGATTCGATCGAGGCCGGCAACGTTCATCATACGAATGTCTGGAGCGGTGGAACCGGTGAGTCGGTACCGGGGGCGAAGAGTCCGTATGGATTGTGGGGAGCGTTGGGGACCCGTGCGTCACGCGAGACGGTCCAAGAGCAGCTGAACCAGTAA